Proteins encoded by one window of Candidatus Binatia bacterium:
- a CDS encoding hydroxymethylglutaryl-CoA lyase gives MNVRIVEVGPRDGLQNESRPIPTESKIAFIDALSEAGYDEIEATAFVAPDRVPQLQDAEAVLRGIRRREGILYAALVPNERGLDRALAAGVGKIAVFTAASETFNRKNINATIAESIERFRPVVLRAKEAKLPVRGYVSTAFWCPYEGRIEPKAVVPVVRQLLDLGVEEISIGDTIGKAVPAEVHALLDALLDTAPQDALAMHFHDTYGTAVANALAAYDRGITIFDASAGGVGGCPFAPGAAGNVATEDLLWALTRSGASVSLDPAKLSAASDVLASALGRPLRSRVREATRGSSPGR, from the coding sequence GTGAACGTCCGGATCGTGGAGGTCGGACCGCGCGACGGACTGCAGAACGAGAGCCGCCCCATTCCGACCGAGTCGAAGATCGCCTTCATCGACGCGCTCTCGGAGGCGGGCTACGATGAGATCGAGGCCACGGCGTTCGTCGCTCCCGACCGGGTCCCTCAGCTGCAGGATGCGGAGGCGGTGCTGCGGGGTATCCGGCGCCGCGAGGGGATCCTCTACGCAGCGCTCGTGCCCAACGAGCGCGGGCTGGACCGCGCGCTCGCGGCGGGAGTGGGGAAGATCGCGGTGTTCACCGCCGCCTCGGAGACCTTCAACCGGAAGAACATCAACGCCACCATCGCCGAGTCGATCGAGCGCTTCCGGCCGGTCGTCCTGCGCGCCAAGGAGGCGAAGCTCCCGGTGCGCGGCTACGTCTCCACGGCGTTCTGGTGTCCCTACGAAGGAAGGATCGAGCCCAAGGCCGTGGTGCCGGTCGTGAGGCAGCTCCTCGACCTGGGCGTGGAGGAGATCTCGATCGGCGACACGATCGGAAAAGCGGTGCCCGCCGAGGTGCACGCCCTGCTCGACGCGCTCCTCGACACAGCACCCCAGGACGCGCTCGCGATGCACTTCCACGACACCTACGGCACCGCCGTGGCGAACGCGCTCGCGGCCTACGACCGCGGCATCACGATCTTCGACGCCTCGGCCGGCGGGGTGGGCGGATGCCCCTTCGCCCCCGGGGCTGCGGGGAACGTGGCGACCGAGGACCTCCTCTGGGCGCTCACGCGCTCCGGCGCTTCGGTTTCGCTCGACCCCGCGAAGCTTTCGGCCGCGTCGGACGTGCTGGCTTCCGCGCTCGGGCGCCCGCTCCGTTCGCGCGTCCGCGAGGCGACGCGAGGGTCTTCTCCCGGACGGTGA
- a CDS encoding biotin/lipoyl-containing protein, with amino-acid sequence MSRAVALRWNGLPVEARISRKGDHAVLETGERRVEAVIAREGAWIDLAIGGRTLRAATARDARGIWVALEGRLYRFETLHRHAGERVDADDSGEVLAPMTGRVAAVEARAGATVREGDLLLTIEAMKMEFKVSAPASGVVRDVACAPGDRVELGQLLARIAPAAPVAGGDREGP; translated from the coding sequence GTGAGCCGCGCCGTGGCGCTCCGCTGGAACGGGCTCCCCGTGGAGGCCCGCATCTCGCGGAAGGGGGACCACGCGGTGCTCGAGACCGGGGAGCGCCGCGTGGAGGCCGTGATCGCGCGCGAGGGAGCGTGGATCGACCTCGCCATCGGCGGTCGCACCCTTCGCGCCGCCACGGCGCGCGACGCGCGCGGGATCTGGGTCGCTCTGGAGGGGAGGCTCTACCGTTTCGAGACGTTGCATCGCCACGCCGGCGAGCGCGTGGACGCGGACGACTCGGGTGAGGTGCTCGCGCCGATGACCGGCCGCGTGGCCGCCGTGGAGGCGCGCGCCGGGGCGACAGTGCGGGAGGGAGACCTCCTGCTCACCATCGAGGCGATGAAGATGGAGTTCAAGGTGTCGGCGCCCGCGTCGGGCGTCGTGCGCGACGTGGCGTGCGCCCCGGGCGACCGGGTCGAGCTGGGGCAGCTGCTCGCGCGGATCGCTCCCGCAGCGCCGGTCGCCGGCGGGGACAGGGAGGGGCCGTGA
- a CDS encoding biotin carboxylase N-terminal domain-containing protein gives MFRKVLIANRGEIALRVCRTLRAMEIPSVTVYSDADRAAPHAEAGDESVRLGPASPADSYLNATALLEAARSTGADAIHPGYGFLSQSAPFARACRDAGVVFIGPSPESMERLGDKVSSRRSAARCGVPVVPGVEGIENAAGARAEADRIGYPVLLKAAGGGGGRGMRRVDSAGDLDAAFESARREAAAAFGDDRLFVEKLVEPARHVEIQILGDGKDAIALGERECSLQRRYQKVIEESPSPAVDAKRRAAMEEAAVHLAQDAAYAGAGTVEFLLGPDGAFYFLEVNTRLQVEHPVTEMRFGLDLVRAQVEIAAGGGLPHPGRPEGFAIEARLNAEDPYHGFVPQTGRILLLSWGTGPGVRVDAGIAEGQTIHAHYDSLLAKVIAHGATREEARTRLIAALRHTALLGLVTNQGFLLDLLEDEAFRTGRTFTRTIESRRWPGPEAPPDEAVLAASIALSAPPRSAGPGERDDADRWSPWRLLGSWGRA, from the coding sequence GTGTTCCGTAAGGTCCTGATCGCCAACCGCGGCGAGATCGCGCTCCGCGTCTGCCGCACCCTCCGCGCGATGGAGATCCCCTCCGTCACGGTCTACTCCGACGCCGACCGCGCGGCGCCCCACGCCGAGGCGGGGGACGAGTCGGTGCGCCTCGGGCCGGCGTCTCCGGCCGATTCCTATCTGAACGCCACAGCCCTCCTCGAGGCCGCGCGCTCGACCGGCGCCGACGCCATCCACCCCGGCTACGGATTTCTCTCGCAGAGCGCGCCGTTCGCCCGCGCCTGCCGCGACGCCGGCGTCGTCTTCATCGGGCCCTCCCCGGAGAGCATGGAGCGCCTCGGCGACAAGGTATCGTCGCGCCGCTCCGCCGCGCGATGCGGCGTGCCGGTGGTGCCCGGGGTGGAGGGGATCGAGAACGCGGCGGGCGCGCGCGCGGAAGCGGACCGCATCGGCTACCCGGTGCTGCTCAAGGCGGCCGGCGGAGGCGGCGGGCGCGGCATGCGCCGCGTGGATTCGGCCGGAGACCTGGACGCGGCGTTCGAGAGCGCGCGGCGCGAGGCGGCGGCCGCGTTCGGGGACGACCGGCTCTTCGTGGAGAAGCTGGTCGAGCCCGCGCGCCACGTCGAGATCCAGATCCTGGGCGACGGCAAGGACGCGATCGCGCTGGGCGAGCGCGAATGCAGTCTCCAGCGCCGCTACCAGAAGGTGATCGAGGAATCCCCCTCTCCCGCGGTGGACGCGAAGCGGCGCGCCGCGATGGAGGAGGCCGCGGTCCACCTGGCCCAGGACGCCGCGTACGCCGGCGCCGGCACGGTGGAGTTCCTGCTCGGTCCCGACGGCGCGTTCTACTTCCTCGAGGTGAACACGCGACTCCAGGTGGAGCATCCGGTCACCGAGATGCGCTTCGGGCTGGACCTGGTCCGCGCGCAGGTCGAGATCGCCGCGGGCGGCGGGCTTCCGCATCCGGGCCGGCCGGAGGGATTCGCCATCGAGGCGCGGCTGAACGCGGAGGATCCCTACCACGGCTTCGTGCCGCAGACCGGAAGGATTCTCCTCCTGTCGTGGGGCACGGGGCCGGGGGTCCGCGTGGATGCCGGAATCGCCGAGGGGCAGACGATTCATGCGCACTACGATTCGCTCCTCGCCAAGGTGATCGCCCACGGGGCGACGCGCGAGGAGGCCCGGACGCGCCTGATCGCGGCGCTGCGCCACACGGCCCTCCTCGGCCTCGTGACCAACCAGGGGTTCCTGCTCGATCTGCTCGAGGACGAGGCGTTCCGCACGGGCCGGACCTTCACCCGCACGATCGAGTCGCGCCGCTGGCCCGGCCCCGAAGCGCCGCCCGACGAGGCGGTCCTCGCCGCCTCGATCGCGCTGTCCGCGCCCCCGCGGTCGGCGGGCCCCGGCGAGCGGGACGACGCCGACCGCTGGTCGCCGTGGCGCCTCCTCGGCTCCTGGGGGCGCGCGTGA
- a CDS encoding enoyl-CoA hydratase-related protein, whose product MSATPDSPKVRLDVEAGIARLTLTRPEVRNAFDEGLIGEITAALGVLREEFRSDGGTAPRLLVLTGEGTAFCAGADMNWMRRSIRYTRDENEEDAFRFAKMMLALDELPIPTIARVNGACLGGGMGLIACCDVVVASDAADFGFTEVRLGIAPAVISAFVLPKIGVAAARRWFLTGEIFKAETARAMGLVHEIAPAAGLDAAVERLVLAIAGNGPRAVAEAKRLIRENTALSRDLAIENSVRAIAELRASPEGQEGLSAFLEKRRPAWKK is encoded by the coding sequence GTGAGCGCCACGCCCGACTCGCCCAAGGTTCGGCTGGACGTCGAGGCCGGGATCGCGCGCCTCACGCTCACGCGCCCCGAGGTGCGGAACGCGTTCGACGAGGGGCTGATCGGCGAGATCACCGCCGCGCTCGGGGTCCTACGCGAGGAATTCCGGAGCGACGGCGGCACGGCGCCACGCCTGCTGGTGCTGACCGGCGAGGGGACCGCGTTCTGCGCCGGCGCCGACATGAACTGGATGCGCCGGAGCATCCGCTATACGCGCGACGAGAACGAAGAAGACGCGTTCCGCTTCGCCAAGATGATGCTCGCCTTGGACGAGCTTCCGATCCCGACGATCGCCCGCGTGAACGGCGCCTGCCTCGGGGGCGGCATGGGGCTCATCGCCTGCTGCGACGTCGTGGTGGCGTCCGACGCGGCCGACTTCGGATTCACCGAGGTTCGGCTCGGCATCGCCCCGGCCGTCATCTCCGCGTTCGTGCTCCCCAAGATCGGCGTGGCCGCCGCGCGCCGGTGGTTCCTCACGGGGGAGATCTTCAAGGCCGAGACCGCGCGAGCGATGGGGCTGGTGCACGAGATCGCTCCGGCCGCCGGACTCGACGCCGCGGTCGAGCGGCTGGTTCTGGCGATCGCGGGAAACGGACCGCGCGCGGTCGCCGAGGCCAAGCGGCTCATTCGCGAGAACACGGCGCTCTCGCGCGATCTCGCCATCGAGAACTCGGTGCGCGCGATCGCCGAGCTCCGCGCCTCGCCGGAGGGGCAGGAGGGGCTTTCGGCCTTCCTCGAGAAGCGCCGTCCCGCCTGGAAGAAGTGA